A single genomic interval of bacterium harbors:
- a CDS encoding DEAD/DEAH box helicase gives MSQFSTFGLAPHLLAALQKAGIITPTPVQAETIQPACEGRDVLATAQTGTGKTFAYLLPLLTRIDADKNQMGLILVPTRELAIQVKAAINQLCSRTHAKVALLIGGEPMFKQLRVLRSKPFIVVGTPGRVMDHLERQTLNLEGCSFFVLDEVDRMLDMGFSQQLNIVRKALPKNIQTLMFSATMPKDIAGLAEQYLSNPHRITLGSVHQPVVNVKQDIVHTQENEKFDCLLKELELREGSVIIFVKTKKGADILAKKLKLKFHEAEAIHGDLRQQKRVLIVEQFRKKINRIMVATDIAARGIDVPHVQHVVNYDLPQSPEDYVHRIGRTGRAGNQGFAVSLIVPSENRQWVNIQRFLQGKTYSSNLRIEGIEQRPRSNDRFNDRRDYGNRRNFSRSRSASFSDRRDSFKDRRDRSNNDSYNQNGFENYKSSEGFEGGDNRRGGYSSDFKAEKRFHDKPNGGFHRMNRDTRLHNASDFQKGPRRQHNVTGENSGEKSEYRRRAWRDDHASSSRSGFKRGSRPQQHRISTSI, from the coding sequence ATGTCGCAATTTTCTACTTTCGGGCTGGCACCTCACTTACTTGCTGCTTTACAAAAAGCAGGAATTATAACCCCAACACCTGTTCAGGCTGAAACTATTCAACCTGCATGTGAAGGTCGTGATGTTTTAGCAACAGCTCAAACAGGAACTGGTAAAACGTTTGCTTACCTACTTCCTTTACTAACTCGTATTGATGCAGACAAGAATCAGATGGGGCTTATTCTGGTGCCTACTCGCGAGCTTGCGATTCAAGTGAAAGCAGCCATCAATCAACTATGTTCAAGAACACATGCAAAAGTGGCACTTTTGATTGGTGGCGAACCAATGTTTAAACAGTTACGTGTCCTACGGTCTAAACCATTTATTGTGGTTGGTACGCCAGGACGTGTAATGGATCATCTTGAGCGTCAAACGCTTAATTTAGAGGGATGCTCATTCTTTGTGCTCGATGAAGTTGATAGAATGCTTGATATGGGCTTCAGTCAACAACTTAATATTGTACGCAAAGCTTTACCAAAAAATATCCAAACGCTTATGTTTTCTGCAACAATGCCAAAAGATATCGCAGGCTTGGCTGAGCAGTATCTGAGCAATCCTCATCGAATCACTTTGGGATCTGTTCATCAACCCGTAGTGAACGTTAAACAGGATATTGTGCATACACAGGAAAATGAAAAGTTTGACTGTTTGCTCAAAGAGCTTGAGTTACGAGAAGGCTCAGTTATTATTTTTGTGAAAACAAAAAAAGGGGCCGACATTTTAGCCAAAAAACTTAAGTTAAAATTTCATGAAGCAGAAGCTATTCATGGTGATTTAAGACAGCAAAAGCGCGTTTTAATTGTTGAACAGTTTAGAAAAAAAATTAATAGAATTATGGTTGCTACAGATATTGCCGCGCGTGGCATTGATGTGCCGCATGTGCAGCATGTTGTCAACTATGATCTTCCACAGTCTCCAGAAGATTATGTACATCGAATCGGACGAACTGGTCGCGCAGGAAATCAAGGCTTTGCGGTTTCATTGATTGTACCGTCTGAGAATCGCCAATGGGTAAATATCCAACGCTTTCTACAAGGAAAAACCTATAGTTCAAATCTAAGGATTGAAGGCATTGAGCAACGACCTCGTTCCAACGATCGTTTTAATGATCGTCGAGATTATGGTAACAGACGTAACTTTTCTCGATCTCGCTCTGCTTCTTTTTCAGACCGTAGAGACTCGTTTAAAGATCGCAGAGATCGTTCAAACAACGATTCCTATAACCAAAACGGCTTTGAGAATTACAAATCGTCTGAGGGCTTTGAAGGTGGCGACAATCGTCGAGGCGGTTATTCATCGGATTTTAAAGCAGAAAAAAGGTTTCATGATAAACCAAACGGTGGTTTTCATCGCATGAACCGTGATACTCGTTTACATAATGCCTCTGATTTTCAAAAGGGTCCGCGGCGGCAGCACAATGTCACAGGCGAAAATTCTGGGGAAAAATCAGAATACCGAAGACGTGCTTGGCGCGACGATCACGCTTCTTCTTCACGATCTGGTTTTAAAAGAGGCTCACGACCTCAACAGCATCGTATATCTACTTCAATATAG
- a CDS encoding Bax inhibitor-1/YccA family protein yields MFHERQYASSTTPQQLLAAVYGWMSGGLLLSTIVAFLTASSPAVFLFLHKNPLVIFGLFFIQLGIGATLTTALPRLSFATTLGLFFLYAGSMGLTLSSLLIIYTAASLVSTFLTCAGMFGAMALYGHFTRADLSGIGSICIMFLWGLCLAMIVNLFLGNAIFELLISAVAVAIFTLFIAYDAQRIKYVMAQQMGFDEQMAYKVTVLGAFCLYLDFINLFIHLLQFMGRRREQ; encoded by the coding sequence ATGTTCCATGAAAGACAGTATGCGTCATCAACTACCCCTCAACAGCTACTTGCAGCGGTCTATGGGTGGATGAGTGGCGGTTTACTTTTATCTACAATAGTTGCATTTTTAACAGCATCATCACCTGCGGTTTTTCTATTTTTACATAAAAATCCACTTGTTATCTTTGGTTTGTTCTTCATACAACTGGGCATCGGTGCAACACTCACCACAGCTCTCCCTCGACTGAGTTTCGCGACAACATTGGGTTTATTTTTTCTTTATGCAGGATCTATGGGACTGACTTTGTCATCTCTGCTTATTATCTACACCGCAGCCTCGTTAGTATCAACTTTTCTGACATGCGCTGGCATGTTTGGAGCAATGGCTCTGTATGGCCATTTTACACGTGCTGATCTGAGCGGCATAGGAAGCATATGCATTATGTTTCTGTGGGGACTTTGTCTTGCTATGATAGTCAATCTTTTTTTGGGCAATGCCATTTTTGAGCTACTCATTTCTGCAGTGGCAGTAGCCATTTTTACACTATTCATCGCATATGACGCTCAACGAATTAAATACGTAATGGCTCAGCAGATGGGTTTTGATGAACAGATGGCTTATAAAGTCACTGTTTTGGGGGCATTTTGTTTATATTTAGATTTTATTAATCTTTTTATACATCTTTTGCAGTTCATGGGTAGACGTCGAGAACAATAA
- the bamD gene encoding outer membrane protein assembly factor BamD — protein MKFKNFFLLSCFVSVVFFNFLSLWAPPFDHSNKVIIEQKNNSSTVQISPENNLRTQPKTLRKKKKNYKKNTIKQLDVKELADLQYSALEKKDFSSAIKYLKMRMDRTTDPAMIAQLIFESGEINFEAGKFDQAIAIFEEFRKKFSSHHKIEDACYKLSLSGYLSMLDIYRDQTNTEKAVVFANEYLNHPMHFMKYRTEVQSFKTEALKQSAHHEIMICESQKRHGHLKAAKKRIEYVEKHFLKDIPDLAEKILALKNEFHLDDKQTVARSI, from the coding sequence ATGAAATTCAAGAATTTTTTTTTATTAAGCTGTTTTGTTTCCGTTGTTTTTTTTAATTTCCTTTCTCTTTGGGCTCCCCCTTTTGATCACTCAAATAAGGTTATTATAGAACAGAAAAATAATAGCAGCACTGTCCAGATCTCTCCTGAAAACAATCTGAGAACACAGCCAAAAACGTTAAGAAAAAAGAAGAAAAACTATAAAAAAAATACCATCAAACAGTTAGATGTAAAAGAACTCGCAGATCTACAGTACAGTGCTTTGGAAAAGAAAGACTTTAGTTCAGCTATTAAATACCTTAAAATGCGGATGGATCGTACAACAGATCCAGCTATGATTGCTCAGTTGATATTTGAAAGCGGTGAAATTAATTTCGAAGCTGGAAAATTTGATCAAGCGATAGCCATTTTTGAAGAATTTAGGAAAAAATTTAGTTCACATCATAAAATTGAAGATGCGTGTTATAAACTTTCTTTATCGGGCTATTTGAGCATGCTTGACATCTACCGTGATCAGACAAATACTGAAAAAGCAGTTGTTTTTGCTAATGAATACTTAAATCATCCCATGCATTTTATGAAATATCGTACCGAGGTGCAATCTTTTAAAACAGAGGCATTAAAACAGTCTGCGCATCATGAAATTATGATTTGTGAATCTCAAAAACGGCATGGTCATTTGAAAGCTGCAAAAAAGCGCATTGAATATGTTGAAAAACATTTTTTAAAAGATATTCCAGACCTTGCAGAAAAAATTTTGGCACTAAAAAATGAGTTTCATTTGGATGATAAACAAACAGTTGCACGTAGTATATAA
- a CDS encoding cold-shock protein translates to MIKGTVKWFNTVKGYGFIKSEETGQDVFVHISALERIGVRSLQEGQKVTFELETVRGKTSAVNLSLV, encoded by the coding sequence ATGATCAAAGGTACCGTAAAATGGTTTAACACGGTAAAAGGCTATGGTTTCATCAAATCGGAAGAAACCGGTCAAGATGTTTTTGTGCATATTAGTGCATTAGAACGTATTGGTGTTAGGTCTTTGCAAGAAGGACAAAAAGTGACTTTTGAACTAGAAACAGTAAGAGGAAAAACCTCAGCTGTGAACCTGTCACTCGTTTAA
- a CDS encoding cache domain-containing protein encodes MKRQFKIYKYAILLIFPFLMIMPMIFADQSLENRQIQEKTKSKVGQLAIEQMKADAEKLFNKGFNFQIKEQQVMQLVESATIHLQKNDLQKACYDFSNEMKFKIGELYLFLLDSDGRIIAHGDQQKLILKNMADKKDSFGNLYVKNIIEKTDQKGTWTSYSWRNAIKKTYAKKVTKDTKEYIIGCGYYPHTKADVVVSLVKSGVQLFTKIMKDGYPAIEAFSTMNYSFRTGFSYGDLYLFALDFNGTIYAQADRPGLVGTNALNYQDSDGTFINKEIIEKLGQIENKNDGIWVEYRSKNALKKVYAQRVTDNDGKNYFIACGFYPEADQQAAVDLVTKAFQYMEGHGKMAAVEAFSNKRDNTYRYGDLSIVVYDYNGNVIAHGANDELIGRSMLKEQDEDGMFYVQRIIKQAKQGSGWIPCKLKNAHQEILVDTVNLGIEKYIITCGMFAVSKNEKMVMLVKSGIAAFESVSKIDEALSLFTNPKSGFLRGDLKVFVFDLSGVCYAWGDNKELVFKNIINWQDQNGIYFIKDMIEATKFGPCRTTFSFNGAQAIAHVERIEKQGKQYIIGSSFYM; translated from the coding sequence ATGAAAAGGCAGTTTAAGATATATAAATACGCTATTTTATTGATCTTCCCCTTTTTAATGATTATGCCTATGATTTTTGCTGATCAATCTTTGGAAAATAGGCAGATACAGGAAAAAACTAAATCAAAAGTCGGACAACTCGCCATCGAACAGATGAAAGCGGATGCCGAAAAACTATTTAACAAGGGCTTTAATTTTCAAATCAAAGAACAACAGGTCATGCAGTTGGTTGAATCAGCTACCATCCATTTGCAAAAAAATGATCTGCAAAAAGCATGTTACGATTTTTCTAATGAGATGAAGTTCAAGATAGGAGAGCTCTACCTTTTTCTTTTAGATAGTGACGGTCGCATTATTGCCCATGGCGACCAACAAAAACTTATTTTAAAAAATATGGCAGACAAAAAAGATAGCTTTGGCAACCTGTATGTGAAAAATATTATAGAAAAAACTGATCAAAAAGGCACTTGGACCAGTTATTCATGGCGCAATGCAATCAAAAAAACATATGCAAAAAAGGTTACTAAAGATACTAAAGAATACATCATTGGATGTGGCTATTATCCTCACACAAAAGCAGATGTTGTAGTAAGCCTTGTAAAGTCTGGCGTGCAGCTTTTTACAAAAATTATGAAGGACGGATATCCCGCAATCGAAGCATTTAGCACCATGAATTACTCATTCAGAACAGGTTTTTCTTATGGAGACCTCTACCTTTTTGCACTTGATTTTAATGGCACCATCTATGCACAAGCTGACAGACCAGGACTTGTGGGTACCAATGCTTTAAATTACCAAGACTCAGACGGCACATTCATCAACAAAGAGATTATCGAAAAACTTGGACAAATAGAAAACAAAAATGATGGCATCTGGGTTGAATATAGGTCAAAAAATGCCCTGAAAAAAGTTTATGCGCAAAGAGTCACAGATAACGATGGCAAAAACTACTTTATTGCTTGTGGCTTTTACCCAGAGGCTGATCAACAGGCAGCAGTTGACCTGGTAACAAAAGCCTTTCAATATATGGAAGGGCATGGCAAAATGGCTGCAGTCGAAGCTTTTTCAAATAAAAGAGACAATACCTATCGGTACGGTGATTTAAGTATCGTTGTATATGATTATAATGGTAACGTTATTGCACACGGTGCAAATGATGAGTTAATAGGAAGGTCGATGTTAAAAGAGCAGGACGAGGATGGAATGTTCTACGTTCAACGAATCATCAAGCAGGCAAAACAGGGTTCCGGCTGGATTCCATGCAAATTAAAAAATGCACACCAAGAAATACTTGTTGATACTGTCAACCTTGGTATTGAAAAATATATTATTACCTGTGGCATGTTTGCCGTTTCAAAAAATGAAAAGATGGTCATGCTCGTAAAAAGTGGGATTGCGGCATTTGAATCGGTATCAAAAATTGATGAAGCGCTTTCATTGTTTACCAATCCAAAAAGCGGATTTCTTCGTGGTGATCTGAAGGTTTTTGTATTCGATCTTTCGGGCGTTTGTTACGCATGGGGTGATAACAAGGAACTTGTCTTTAAAAACATCATAAACTGGCAAGACCAAAATGGAATATATTTTATTAAAGATATGATTGAAGCTACCAAATTTGGACCCTGTAGAACAACTTTTTCATTCAATGGTGCGCAGGCAATCGCACATGTTGAACGCATTGAAAAACAGGGTAAACAGTACATTATTGGATCAAGTTTTTATATGTAA
- a CDS encoding ABC transporter ATP-binding protein: MVVGIIWAFDLAFRPFLIKILLNKTTTINPSDAVSELMPIAIAYTVISFFLLFVFRLHDWAWLKISAPLRQHINLLLMDRMMNQSHHFYQNNFAGAISNKITDISTHVGRLYKIALDAFYSHGMSVIASIIALSRVGYRFGISMFIWIVFFGIISWIFSKHASHLSNVAATKMTSVVGFVVDILSNMISVRLFTGKEYEKGFLNDRLTSFIEADQQAKWFYILINSLQGLSFVVFHAVCTWYLIKGFRDGWITPGDFALVFTITVHVVNNLWSLSRDIRDFSESWGIVMQGMSILRAPVDIKDDVEAKPLVVTEGQIVFEKVQFKYKDALPFFHEKSVVIRAREKVGLVGYSGSGKSTFVNLILRLFEVNSGRILIDNQPIKMVTQESLRNLIAMIPQEPVLLHRSIMENIRYGKRDATDQEVIEAAKKARAHDFIAILKDGYYTVVGERGSKLSGGQRQRLSIARAILKNAPILILDEATSQLDVVTEGLIQTSIDQLMEGKTTIVVAHRLSTLLQMDRLLVFDRGQIVEDGSHEQLLAQGGLYATMWNAQTGGVLPISKKITVL; this comes from the coding sequence ATGGTTGTCGGTATTATATGGGCTTTTGATCTAGCCTTCAGGCCTTTTCTGATTAAAATATTATTAAATAAAACAACAACAATCAATCCTTCAGACGCCGTAAGCGAATTAATGCCGATTGCAATTGCTTATACAGTGATTAGCTTCTTTTTGCTTTTTGTTTTTAGACTTCATGACTGGGCTTGGCTTAAAATTTCTGCTCCACTCAGACAACATATTAACTTGTTATTGATGGATAGAATGATGAACCAAAGCCACCATTTTTATCAAAATAATTTTGCAGGGGCTATATCAAACAAAATCACCGATATCTCAACACATGTAGGCAGACTTTACAAGATTGCTCTTGATGCTTTTTATAGTCATGGCATGAGCGTGATCGCATCGATTATAGCATTGTCTCGAGTAGGCTATCGTTTTGGTATTAGCATGTTTATCTGGATAGTCTTTTTTGGCATCATCTCTTGGATTTTTTCAAAACACGCAAGTCATCTGTCAAATGTTGCAGCAACAAAGATGACAAGTGTTGTTGGCTTCGTGGTAGACATTCTTTCAAATATGATTTCCGTGCGACTCTTCACCGGAAAAGAGTATGAAAAAGGCTTTTTAAATGATCGATTAACAAGTTTTATCGAAGCTGATCAGCAAGCAAAATGGTTTTATATTTTAATCAACTCATTGCAAGGGCTTTCATTTGTTGTATTTCATGCCGTCTGCACCTGGTATCTTATCAAAGGATTTAGAGACGGATGGATCACTCCTGGTGACTTTGCACTTGTTTTTACCATAACGGTGCACGTAGTTAATAATTTATGGAGTTTGTCACGTGATATTCGTGATTTTTCTGAGTCATGGGGTATCGTGATGCAGGGAATGTCGATTTTACGTGCCCCTGTTGACATCAAAGATGATGTTGAGGCTAAACCTTTGGTGGTAACCGAAGGACAGATTGTTTTTGAAAAGGTTCAGTTTAAATATAAGGATGCGCTGCCCTTTTTTCATGAAAAGTCTGTGGTTATTCGTGCACGAGAAAAAGTTGGACTTGTTGGATACTCTGGATCTGGAAAGTCAACATTCGTGAATCTGATTTTGCGTTTATTTGAAGTAAACTCAGGCCGAATTTTAATTGACAATCAACCGATTAAGATGGTGACTCAGGAGTCCTTGAGAAATCTCATTGCCATGATTCCGCAAGAGCCTGTTTTGCTTCATCGTTCAATTATGGAAAACATTCGGTACGGCAAGCGCGATGCAACTGACCAAGAGGTTATTGAAGCCGCAAAAAAAGCCCGTGCACATGATTTTATTGCGATCTTAAAAGATGGATATTATACCGTGGTTGGTGAGCGCGGAAGCAAGCTTTCAGGGGGGCAAAGGCAAAGATTGTCAATTGCTCGTGCCATCTTAAAAAATGCTCCTATTTTGATCTTAGATGAAGCGACCAGTCAACTTGACGTGGTCACTGAAGGACTGATACAAACTAGCATTGATCAGCTCATGGAAGGCAAAACAACGATTGTAGTTGCGCATCGACTATCAACATTGCTTCAGATGGACAGGTTACTGGTGTTTGACCGGGGCCAAATTGTTGAGGATGGCAGTCATGAGCAGCTCTTGGCGCAGGGTGGGTTGTATGCAACCATGTGGAATGCTCAGACAGGGGGCGTGCTTCCTATTTCTAAAAAAATTACTGTACTTTGA